In Kaistella faecalis, a genomic segment contains:
- a CDS encoding TonB-dependent receptor domain-containing protein translates to MKFQNISVSRRLKMGAAVLFLMPSAKFFAQNTDNDTLQYKNIEVVKIVKLVAGDKNKSKITTSNTDLLNHDAGKFLNSIPEISGIKKAGNYATDPVLRGFKYEQLNIVIDGAAHAVNACPSRMDPAVSQVNMNMVQEAEIFKGPYHFRNGNSFGGTINFITLKPFFSDQPKFGGRISTGYESNGSIFRNEAFTELSTKKLVWNLFGSYQKGDRYKDGNGNEVRSAFLRYNLGTKGNFKWNENNLTTLQINTNQGRDVEFAALQMDLIYDKTWMFQLKHTADFDHSFFNKFDFNSYYSVVDHSMGSPDRKMVSDVKSFTYGAKGELKKSWNSNVLYTGLDYKNESAANLRMVMPAMMMPRDGTSWQDSEIGQIGWFGEYQRLFSGGKFTASARVDYNYSDAKQPSKLFTNLYGDVSAEDLNHNLSVGYSKMLDANSQLALWAGRAQRSGSLTERYINLFTVGNDNYEILGNPDLKAETNNQADLIYSFSNEKVYFQANVFYSYLQDYISGVIRPDIKTYSMMSPGVRQMQNIDRAMKTGFESRFNWKFLPALRTELAIAYTYAKDLDTGKPLPEIFPLDFRWKLEANFSALTLGANYRFAAKQDRVNPDFGELQTPDFSLLNLNAKYEVYKNAFIDVELSNVFDRAYAEHLNRTLSTNKTSRIMERGRSLNLGFTYSF, encoded by the coding sequence ATGAAATTCCAGAATATTTCAGTCTCCCGAAGACTGAAGATGGGGGCTGCTGTACTATTCCTGATGCCCTCCGCGAAATTTTTCGCTCAAAATACAGACAATGACACCTTACAGTATAAAAACATTGAAGTAGTAAAAATCGTAAAGCTGGTTGCAGGCGATAAAAACAAGTCAAAAATCACTACCTCGAACACGGATTTGCTTAACCATGATGCGGGTAAATTTCTGAACTCTATTCCCGAGATTTCGGGGATTAAAAAAGCAGGAAATTATGCGACAGACCCTGTGCTTAGAGGATTTAAATACGAACAGCTCAATATCGTGATCGATGGGGCCGCACATGCGGTTAACGCATGCCCAAGCCGTATGGATCCTGCCGTAAGCCAGGTAAATATGAATATGGTGCAGGAAGCTGAAATTTTCAAAGGCCCATATCACTTCCGCAACGGCAACAGTTTTGGGGGAACCATCAATTTCATCACCCTGAAGCCCTTTTTTTCTGACCAGCCAAAATTCGGTGGCCGTATATCCACAGGATATGAAAGCAACGGCAGCATTTTCCGCAATGAAGCCTTTACAGAACTGTCAACGAAAAAACTGGTCTGGAATCTCTTCGGGTCTTACCAGAAAGGTGACCGTTACAAAGACGGTAACGGTAACGAAGTGCGTTCCGCATTTTTGCGTTATAATTTAGGGACTAAAGGAAATTTTAAATGGAACGAAAATAATTTGACAACCCTCCAGATCAACACCAATCAAGGGCGGGATGTTGAATTTGCTGCGCTTCAGATGGATTTAATCTATGATAAAACCTGGATGTTTCAGCTGAAGCATACTGCCGATTTCGATCACTCATTTTTTAATAAGTTCGATTTTAATTCTTACTATTCCGTGGTGGATCATTCCATGGGCAGTCCCGACAGGAAAATGGTTTCTGATGTGAAATCTTTTACCTACGGAGCGAAAGGCGAGCTGAAAAAATCCTGGAACAGTAACGTTTTATACACAGGATTGGATTACAAAAACGAAAGCGCAGCGAACCTGCGCATGGTAATGCCAGCCATGATGATGCCGCGCGACGGAACATCATGGCAGGATTCTGAAATTGGGCAGATCGGTTGGTTCGGTGAATACCAGCGTTTGTTTTCCGGTGGTAAGTTCACCGCTTCTGCAAGGGTTGATTATAATTACTCGGATGCGAAGCAGCCATCAAAATTATTTACCAATTTATATGGCGACGTATCGGCAGAGGATTTAAATCATAATCTCAGTGTAGGATACAGTAAAATGCTGGACGCGAATTCCCAACTTGCTTTATGGGCAGGGAGAGCGCAGCGCAGCGGAAGTTTAACGGAGCGTTATATTAACCTTTTTACCGTAGGAAACGATAATTACGAAATTCTCGGTAATCCTGATCTCAAAGCTGAAACCAATAACCAGGCTGATCTAATTTATTCTTTCAGTAATGAAAAGGTCTATTTTCAGGCAAATGTTTTTTACTCCTATCTTCAGGATTATATTTCTGGGGTAATCCGTCCGGATATTAAAACATACTCGATGATGAGTCCGGGAGTAAGACAGATGCAGAATATAGACCGTGCAATGAAAACGGGTTTTGAGTCCCGTTTCAACTGGAAATTTTTACCAGCTTTGAGAACCGAACTGGCGATAGCTTACACTTATGCTAAAGATCTGGATACCGGAAAACCGCTTCCGGAAATATTTCCACTGGATTTCCGCTGGAAACTTGAAGCAAATTTTTCAGCATTAACTTTAGGGGCAAATTACCGCTTCGCAGCAAAACAGGACCGCGTGAATCCCGATTTCGGAGAATTGCAGACTCCGGATTTTTCACTCCTGAATCTAAACGCAAAGTATGAAGTCTATAAAAATGCCTTTATCGATGTAGAATTGAGCAATGTTTTTGACCGTGCGTACGCCGAACATCTCAACAGAACGCTTTCTACCAATAAAACCAGCCGGATTATGGAACGGGGCAGAAGCCTGAATCTTGGCTTTACCTATTCGTTCTAA
- a CDS encoding c-type cytochrome, whose protein sequence is MNKYAIIALLVISASCSKKPVESAKESNVMLEEPVLKAVDSAAAGKHEGLALIEGTDCLTCHKVDARLVGPSYQEVADKYTDGDIEMLASKIIDGGKGNWGEIPMTPHAGMSKENAKKMVEYIMTLKK, encoded by the coding sequence ATGAATAAATACGCAATTATAGCTTTATTAGTGATTTCTGCTTCTTGCAGTAAAAAACCTGTTGAATCTGCCAAAGAAAGCAATGTGATGTTGGAAGAACCTGTCCTCAAAGCAGTGGATTCCGCTGCTGCCGGAAAACATGAAGGCCTGGCACTTATTGAGGGGACAGACTGTTTAACCTGTCATAAAGTTGATGCAAGACTGGTAGGTCCGTCGTATCAGGAAGTAGCCGATAAATATACGGATGGAGACATCGAGATGTTAGCCAGTAAGATCATCGATGGAGGTAAAGGAAACTGGGGTGAGATCCCTATGACGCCACACGCCGGCATGAGTAAAGAAAATGCAAAGAAAATGGTGGAATATATTATGACTTTGAAAAAATAA
- a CDS encoding c-type cytochrome encodes MNTLKTLAFSMLTLALFSCGGDKKTDSIPTASTTETTTTATEAPAASGTNEYDPKRGLGPHENVDVSKFDPAMAAAGKKIAEVKCTSCHKPTEEKLVGPGWKGVTQRQTPEWIMNFISNPDPMIDVDPELQKQLELCLVRMPNQGLADNEAREILEYMREIDGAK; translated from the coding sequence ATGAACACACTTAAGACTCTGGCATTTTCAATGCTCACTTTGGCACTTTTCTCCTGCGGGGGAGATAAAAAGACGGATTCTATCCCTACTGCCTCAACTACTGAAACAACAACTACAGCAACAGAGGCTCCGGCTGCATCCGGCACCAATGAGTACGATCCAAAAAGAGGATTAGGTCCGCACGAAAATGTTGATGTAAGCAAATTCGATCCTGCAATGGCAGCTGCCGGTAAAAAAATTGCCGAGGTAAAATGTACTTCCTGCCACAAGCCAACAGAAGAAAAATTGGTTGGTCCAGGTTGGAAAGGCGTTACCCAAAGACAAACTCCTGAATGGATCATGAACTTTATCAGCAACCCGGATCCAATGATCGATGTTGACCCTGAATTACAGAAACAACTTGAGCTTTGTTTAGTAAGAATGCCAAACCAAGGACTTGCTGATAACGAAGCAAGAGAGATCCTGGAATACATGCGCGAGATCGACGGCGCTAAATAA
- the nosZ gene encoding Sec-dependent nitrous-oxide reductase has protein sequence MKSLKLLGLSTVVAITALTGCKPKGTETAVSGDAAQKVYVAPGKYDEFYNFVSGGFNGQVNVYGLPSGRLLKVLPVFSVNPENGYGYSEETKPMLETSHGFIPWDDQHHLSLSQTNAEVDGRWLFANANNTPRVARIDLKTFKTVEILELPNSAGNHSSPFLTENTEYVVAGTRFAVPMDDENGDVPIDSFKENFKGVLSFIGIDQQTGGMDLSFQIEAPGINFDLSHAGKKKSGDWFFFSCYNSEKANTLLEVNASQNDKDFIMAVNWKKAAELVKAGKGRKVVTEYAHNTWDESTHSATSTMKKEVVVLSVEDMKEAMFMIPCPKSPHGCDVDPTGEYIIGSGKLAALIPVFSFDKMIKAIADKNFAGEYDGVQVIKYEAALHGEVQKPGLGPLHTEFDGQGNAYTSMFVSSEVVKWNIKDLKVLDRQPTFYSVGHLMIPGGDSGKPFGKYLVAYNKITKDRYLPTGPELAQSAQLYDISGDKMKLLLDFPTFGEPHYAQALPGEMISKNQVKFFKIADNKHPYATKGEAESKVVREGNKVHVYMTSIRSHFAPDNIEGIRVGDEVYFHVTNLEQDWDVPHGFAIKGNQNAELLIMPGETCTLKWVPKKPGMYPMYCTDFCSALHQEMQGYVRVSPAGSNTPLIYSLNNKKDNAQSPVKEGETK, from the coding sequence ATGAAAAGTCTTAAATTATTGGGGCTCTCTACCGTTGTAGCCATAACTGCCCTTACAGGCTGCAAACCAAAAGGTACAGAAACCGCCGTGAGTGGCGATGCTGCACAGAAAGTTTATGTTGCACCAGGAAAGTATGACGAGTTTTACAACTTTGTAAGTGGTGGGTTCAACGGACAGGTAAACGTATATGGTTTACCAAGCGGAAGACTGCTAAAAGTACTTCCTGTTTTCTCCGTAAACCCTGAAAACGGTTACGGATATAGTGAAGAAACCAAACCTATGCTCGAAACTTCCCACGGATTTATTCCTTGGGATGACCAGCACCACCTCTCTCTGTCGCAAACCAATGCAGAAGTGGACGGAAGATGGCTGTTTGCAAATGCCAATAACACCCCACGTGTTGCAAGGATTGACCTGAAAACCTTCAAAACAGTAGAGATACTGGAATTGCCAAACTCGGCAGGGAATCACTCCTCACCTTTCCTTACAGAAAACACAGAGTATGTGGTAGCGGGAACCCGCTTTGCCGTTCCAATGGACGATGAAAACGGTGATGTTCCTATTGATTCATTTAAAGAAAACTTCAAAGGAGTACTTTCTTTCATCGGAATTGATCAGCAGACAGGAGGAATGGATCTTTCTTTCCAGATCGAAGCTCCCGGTATTAATTTTGACCTTTCGCATGCCGGTAAGAAAAAATCAGGCGACTGGTTCTTCTTCTCCTGCTACAACTCTGAAAAAGCAAACACGCTGCTTGAGGTAAATGCTTCTCAGAATGACAAAGACTTCATCATGGCAGTGAACTGGAAAAAAGCTGCTGAATTGGTGAAAGCCGGAAAAGGCAGAAAAGTAGTTACAGAATATGCACACAATACATGGGACGAAAGTACCCACAGCGCAACTTCAACAATGAAAAAAGAAGTGGTTGTACTTTCTGTGGAAGACATGAAGGAAGCAATGTTCATGATTCCTTGTCCTAAATCTCCACACGGATGCGACGTTGACCCTACAGGGGAATACATCATCGGGTCAGGTAAATTGGCTGCACTTATTCCTGTATTCAGTTTCGACAAAATGATTAAAGCAATCGCTGACAAAAATTTTGCAGGAGAATACGACGGTGTACAGGTGATTAAATATGAAGCTGCTCTGCACGGTGAAGTACAGAAGCCAGGTTTAGGACCACTCCACACTGAATTTGACGGCCAAGGAAATGCTTACACTTCTATGTTCGTGTCTTCCGAAGTTGTAAAATGGAATATCAAAGACCTTAAGGTTCTTGACAGACAGCCAACCTTCTACTCTGTAGGACACTTAATGATCCCAGGAGGAGATTCAGGTAAACCTTTCGGAAAATATCTTGTAGCTTATAACAAAATCACTAAAGACCGTTACTTACCTACAGGTCCGGAATTGGCACAGTCTGCACAGCTCTACGACATCAGTGGTGATAAAATGAAACTTTTATTGGATTTCCCAACCTTTGGTGAGCCGCATTACGCACAGGCACTGCCGGGAGAAATGATTTCTAAAAATCAGGTTAAATTCTTTAAAATAGCCGATAATAAACACCCATATGCGACTAAAGGTGAAGCTGAAAGTAAAGTGGTGAGAGAAGGCAACAAAGTTCACGTTTACATGACCTCAATCCGTTCGCATTTTGCTCCTGATAATATTGAAGGAATTAGAGTTGGTGACGAAGTTTATTTCCACGTAACCAATCTTGAACAGGACTGGGATGTACCTCACGGTTTCGCCATCAAAGGCAATCAAAATGCTGAACTGCTTATTATGCCGGGAGAAACCTGTACACTGAAATGGGTTCCGAAGAAACCGGGAATGTACCCAATGTACTGTACCGATTTCTGTAGTGCACTGCACCAGGAAATGCAGGGATATGTAAGAGTATCACCCGCCGGAAGCAACACCCCGCTTATCTATTCACTGAATAATAAGAAGGACAACGCACAGAGCCCCGTTAAAGAAGGGGAAACAAAATAA
- a CDS encoding nitrous oxide reductase accessory protein NosL yields the protein MNFTKSLILAVSVLAIMSCQKSGPQDFALGKDQCDNCRMTITEQKYATQLITQKGRAYKFDDIMCMNMYESSNPDKATNAKTYVIDFPSGKFLEKEKATFIKGGSIKSPMGGNTQAYQDKAAAQKAAATLGASLTK from the coding sequence ATGAATTTTACAAAATCACTTATTCTAGCAGTTTCAGTTTTAGCAATTATGTCTTGCCAGAAGAGCGGTCCTCAAGATTTCGCTCTCGGTAAAGACCAGTGCGATAACTGCCGGATGACCATCACTGAACAGAAATACGCTACCCAATTGATTACCCAGAAAGGCCGGGCTTATAAATTCGATGACATTATGTGTATGAACATGTATGAAAGTTCGAATCCCGACAAAGCCACCAATGCAAAAACCTATGTGATCGATTTTCCTTCCGGTAAATTTCTGGAAAAAGAGAAGGCTACCTTCATCAAAGGCGGCAGCATAAAATCCCCAATGGGCGGAAACACACAGGCTTATCAGGACAAAGCAGCCGCACAGAAAGCCGCTGCCACGCTTGGAGCCAGTTTAACCAAATAA
- a CDS encoding nitrous oxide reductase family maturation protein NosD, whose protein sequence is MFRLMFLFFPVLIFSNILKVGKNEQFKTIKEAVAASKSGDSILVESGVYKEGNISITHPLSLIGIGRPVLDGEMKYEILSFRANNILLKGFRIINSGEDEIKNIGAVRLYDSHYSTIENNIFENNYFGIYVQRGYRCMIRNNKITSTRATSQEGIGDGIHAWVSEEIWIKNNYIEGHKDGIYLEKVIKSYIYRNYSKKNLRYGLHFMSSNDDVYVGNTFDNNNAGVAVMYSNNVGMVANNFINNWGDANYGLLLKDISFSKIKHNRFQSNTTAIFLDGATKIDLFKNDFEDNGWGMKINSNCMENRVINNNFINNTFDVSTSGSMTMNDFKKNFWDKYEGYDMDKDKIGDVPFHPLSLYSLLVENNPSIMLLFKTFFVDLLDKTEKIIPSLTPVNFVDEQPLMKRVSI, encoded by the coding sequence ATGTTCAGATTAATGTTTCTGTTTTTTCCTGTGCTCATATTTTCGAATATTCTGAAAGTGGGAAAAAACGAACAGTTTAAAACTATAAAAGAAGCTGTCGCCGCATCAAAAAGTGGCGACAGTATTTTAGTGGAAAGCGGGGTTTACAAAGAAGGCAACATCAGCATTACGCATCCTTTATCACTTATCGGTATCGGCAGGCCGGTTCTGGATGGTGAGATGAAGTATGAAATCCTCTCCTTCCGCGCGAACAATATCCTGCTGAAAGGATTCCGAATCATCAATTCCGGTGAAGACGAAATTAAAAACATCGGTGCGGTGAGACTTTACGACAGCCATTATTCCACCATCGAAAACAATATCTTCGAAAACAACTATTTCGGCATCTACGTACAACGCGGTTACCGCTGCATGATCCGCAATAATAAAATCACATCTACGCGGGCAACTTCACAGGAAGGTATTGGTGACGGAATCCACGCCTGGGTAAGCGAGGAAATCTGGATCAAGAACAATTATATAGAAGGTCATAAAGACGGCATTTACCTCGAAAAAGTCATTAAATCATACATTTACCGCAATTACTCTAAAAAAAATCTAAGATATGGCCTGCACTTCATGTCCTCTAATGATGATGTATATGTAGGCAATACCTTCGATAACAATAATGCGGGTGTAGCGGTAATGTACAGCAATAACGTGGGAATGGTCGCCAACAATTTCATCAACAACTGGGGCGACGCGAATTACGGTTTGCTTTTGAAAGACATCAGTTTCAGTAAAATCAAACACAACAGATTCCAAAGTAACACCACAGCAATTTTTCTGGATGGCGCTACGAAAATCGACCTCTTCAAAAATGACTTCGAAGATAATGGCTGGGGCATGAAAATTAACTCCAACTGTATGGAAAACCGCGTGATAAATAATAATTTCATCAATAATACTTTTGATGTAAGCACGAGCGGATCGATGACGATGAACGATTTTAAAAAGAATTTCTGGGATAAATACGAAGGCTACGATATGGATAAAGACAAAATCGGCGATGTACCTTTTCACCCTTTGAGTTTATATTCTTTACTGGTCGAGAATAATCCTTCAATCATGCTGCTTTTTAAAACATTCTTTGTAGATCTGCTTGATAAAACCGAAAAAATAATTCCCAGTCTCACCCCGGTGAATTTTGTAGATGAGCAACCCTTAATGAAAAGAGTCAGCATTTAG
- a CDS encoding ABC transporter ATP-binding protein, with amino-acid sequence MIEVKNLTKKFGRFTALDNLNLSFTNSKSIALIGPNGCGKTTLIKSILGLNVVETGDILVDGKSVKDDYLYRKDIGYMPQIGRYPENMSIEQTIKMIKDTRKVSESHLDTELLENFELEKLYDKKMGTLSGGTTQKVSAVLAFMFDPKVIILDEPTAGLDPLASEILKNKIIKEKNKGKLIIITSHLLSELDDIVSEIVFMNEGKIIVQQSVEDLMNERKSEKISESIISILKEMKK; translated from the coding sequence ATGATAGAAGTAAAAAATTTAACTAAAAAATTCGGCAGATTTACTGCTCTGGATAATTTGAATCTGTCCTTTACCAACAGTAAATCCATTGCACTTATCGGCCCTAACGGCTGCGGAAAAACCACGCTGATAAAATCCATTCTGGGTCTGAATGTGGTAGAAACCGGTGATATTCTGGTCGACGGAAAAAGCGTGAAAGACGACTATCTTTACCGCAAAGACATCGGTTATATGCCACAGATCGGGCGTTATCCTGAGAACATGAGCATCGAACAGACCATTAAAATGATTAAGGACACCCGTAAAGTTTCCGAATCTCATCTGGATACTGAACTGCTCGAAAATTTCGAGCTGGAAAAGCTGTACGATAAGAAAATGGGGACGCTCTCCGGCGGAACTACCCAAAAAGTAAGTGCTGTACTCGCTTTCATGTTCGATCCTAAAGTCATTATTCTTGACGAACCGACAGCAGGTCTGGATCCGCTGGCCTCAGAAATCCTTAAGAATAAAATCATCAAGGAAAAAAACAAAGGCAAACTTATCATCATTACCTCGCATCTGCTTAGTGAACTTGATGATATTGTGAGCGAAATTGTTTTTATGAACGAAGGCAAAATCATTGTACAGCAGTCCGTAGAAGATCTGATGAACGAAAGAAAATCAGAGAAAATATCAGAATCAATCATCAGCATCCTAAAAGAAATGAAAAAATGA
- a CDS encoding ABC transporter permease subunit: MNKIARFILFDILKNKIVIFYTILLFIISWSVLGLESNYTKATLSLLNVVLLVVPLVSIIFSTIYVYNSSQFIELLLSQPVPRVKVWFNIFVGLSAALVLAFLLGCGIPILLYSSIETGFSLIIIGLLLSVIFTSFAMLSAIISRDRAKGIGISIFIWMFFSIIYDGILLVLMFQFAEYPIEGIMATLAGLNPVGLSRIFVLLQLDISAMLGYSGAVFQKVFGSGGGMGISMLILWIWATVPFVLSLIKFNKKDL, translated from the coding sequence ATGAACAAGATCGCACGCTTTATCCTTTTTGATATTTTAAAAAACAAAATTGTCATTTTCTACACCATTCTGCTTTTCATTATTTCCTGGTCAGTTCTGGGTTTGGAGAGCAATTATACCAAAGCTACACTTAGTCTTCTCAATGTTGTGCTTCTCGTAGTTCCATTGGTAAGCATTATTTTTTCTACGATATATGTTTACAACAGCAGCCAGTTTATAGAACTCTTGCTGAGTCAGCCTGTGCCCCGGGTGAAGGTTTGGTTTAATATTTTTGTGGGACTATCTGCAGCGCTCGTTTTGGCATTCCTCTTGGGATGCGGGATTCCGATTCTGCTCTACTCTTCTATTGAAACCGGTTTTTCACTGATTATTATCGGTCTACTGTTATCTGTAATTTTTACTTCTTTTGCCATGCTTTCAGCCATTATCAGCCGCGACCGGGCAAAAGGAATCGGAATTTCTATTTTCATCTGGATGTTTTTCAGTATTATTTACGACGGAATTCTGCTTGTCCTAATGTTTCAGTTTGCAGAATATCCGATCGAAGGAATTATGGCAACACTTGCAGGCCTCAATCCGGTTGGATTATCACGTATTTTCGTACTTCTTCAGCTTGATATATCAGCAATGCTGGGTTACTCGGGTGCAGTATTTCAAAAAGTATTCGGATCTGGCGGCGGAATGGGAATCTCAATGCTGATCCTGTGGATTTGGGCAACAGTTCCTTTTGTACTCTCACTGATCAAGTTCAATAAAAAAGACTTGTAA
- a CDS encoding fasciclin domain-containing protein, which produces MKKSIIILAMVGFALVSCKKNETIATDSATTTEAVGQGQEAVLDDDSNPTVVQLAAKNPDLSTLVTAVKAANLTTSLSNAGPFTVFAPLNSAFDKLPAGTVDGLLKPDQADALSDILGYHTYVGVIKEENMTDGQSLGMVNGKNIKITMVDGKPVINGKAKIVATVPASNGIVYAIDEVLLPE; this is translated from the coding sequence ATGAAAAAATCGATTATCATTCTGGCAATGGTTGGTTTTGCACTTGTTTCGTGCAAGAAAAATGAAACCATCGCGACAGATTCTGCTACAACCACGGAAGCGGTAGGTCAGGGACAGGAAGCTGTTCTGGACGATGACTCCAACCCCACTGTAGTTCAGCTTGCAGCAAAAAATCCGGATTTAAGCACTTTGGTGACCGCCGTGAAAGCCGCAAATCTCACCACATCTCTAAGCAATGCTGGCCCATTCACTGTCTTTGCGCCATTGAATTCAGCCTTTGACAAACTTCCTGCGGGAACTGTAGATGGACTTCTGAAACCTGATCAGGCAGATGCTTTGTCGGATATTTTAGGATACCACACTTATGTTGGCGTAATTAAAGAAGAAAACATGACCGACGGGCAGAGTCTTGGAATGGTAAACGGTAAAAATATAAAAATTACAATGGTAGACGGTAAGCCTGTCATTAACGGAAAAGCGAAAATCGTAGCTACTGTACCCGCTTCAAACGGAATTGTGTACGCGATCGATGAAGTTCTGCTTCCGGAATAA
- a CDS encoding Crp/Fnr family transcriptional regulator — protein MFTREILLKNKVPVIYLKKRDTLFREDQIAINLYYLTEGEVKIYNTDSDGKEFLINKVNDHQFLGEPPFLLAERYPANAVIASESAEVFSFNQSLFKKFMLDNPEVHYEFTKEIAKKAYEKTLRLKSIVHQCPHERIINFLKIHKRTMGIEPGEKTIIDVTRKEMANSTGLAIETVIRTVKKMEREDKIQLINHKIYY, from the coding sequence ATGTTTACACGAGAAATTTTGTTAAAAAACAAGGTTCCTGTCATTTATCTTAAAAAAAGGGACACCCTTTTCCGGGAGGATCAAATCGCAATCAATCTTTATTATCTGACTGAAGGTGAAGTAAAGATTTACAATACCGATTCTGACGGGAAAGAGTTCCTGATCAATAAAGTGAATGACCACCAGTTTCTCGGTGAACCGCCGTTTCTGCTTGCAGAACGATATCCCGCGAATGCAGTAATTGCAAGCGAAAGTGCTGAGGTTTTCAGTTTTAATCAGAGTCTTTTTAAAAAATTCATGCTAGATAATCCTGAGGTTCACTATGAGTTTACTAAGGAAATTGCCAAAAAAGCATATGAAAAAACCTTAAGATTAAAATCGATCGTACACCAGTGCCCACACGAAAGGATCATCAATTTTCTTAAAATCCACAAAAGAACCATGGGTATTGAACCCGGCGAAAAGACCATTATAGATGTGACCCGAAAAGAAATGGCTAACTCTACCGGACTGGCGATTGAAACGGTAATCCGAACGGTAAAAAAAATGGAACGGGAAGATAAAATACAACTCATAAACCATAAAATTTATTATTAA